From Nguyenibacter vanlangensis, one genomic window encodes:
- a CDS encoding response regulator transcription factor, which translates to MSGPAGVVETLRRSHYDIVVVQQAAPDVKLLRHIRNSRIPTPVMIVAQNMTPAAVADVLSVGADDCVLASADPRELLARLRAIVRRVSGHDSLTLHIGRLTVGIDRREVHIDDKLVPLTRREYDLFGLLALRKTQVLSKETVLDSLYAGESEPYGKVIDVMICKIRKKIRAFGIDEPFTTLWGIGYRLNEDAFAPLGSRMDSAEGRGVQAAKESCIPVMSGINILAPVAALDIA; encoded by the coding sequence ATGTCGGGACCCGCGGGCGTCGTGGAAACATTGCGCCGCTCGCATTACGACATCGTGGTCGTTCAGCAGGCGGCGCCGGACGTAAAGCTGCTGCGCCACATACGCAACAGCCGCATTCCGACGCCGGTGATGATCGTCGCCCAGAATATGACCCCCGCGGCCGTCGCCGATGTCCTGTCCGTTGGCGCCGACGATTGCGTGCTGGCCTCGGCCGATCCCAGGGAATTGCTGGCCCGGCTTCGCGCCATCGTCCGGCGGGTCAGCGGGCATGACAGCCTCACCCTGCATATCGGCCGGCTGACGGTCGGGATCGACCGGCGGGAAGTCCATATCGACGACAAGCTGGTTCCCCTGACCCGCAGGGAATATGACCTTTTCGGACTGCTCGCGCTGCGAAAGACCCAGGTATTGAGCAAGGAGACGGTTCTGGACAGTCTCTATGCCGGGGAAAGCGAGCCGTACGGCAAGGTCATCGACGTCATGATCTGCAAGATCCGCAAGAAAATACGCGCCTTCGGTATTGACGAGCCCTTCACCACATTATGGGGGATCGGCTATCGCCTCAACGAGGATGCCTTCGCCCCGCTGGGTTCCAGGATGGACAGCGCCGAAGGCCGGGGCGTTCAGGCGGCGAAGGAATCCTGCATTCCCGTGATGTCGGGGATCAACATCCTGGCGCCCGTGGCGGCACTGGACATCGCATAG
- a CDS encoding flagellar motor protein MotB, which yields MARNDRRHLVIRRSDDSETQDRHGGAWKIAYADFMTAMMSFFLVMWLLNATTDEQRRGIAQFFNPMADKDTRVQPTDSMLDVPPSPLTTGRSVRRVKDGKTSAAPNPAASNQGGPADDISHGAGTLLTARPASIVPIGGPDSGSAQRPGNVGADDAAAEQAGIARMVSGLDQAIRNDGELRGAASNLSVQIGRDDVRIELRDASDTPMFDSGAPAPNRLGTRMLAEIAKWLAPMPERISIIGYTDAAAYRVGGAWRMSNWTLSALRADHAREILVRAGYPDGKILDVSGAADRNPAVPSDPSAAGNRRVVIVMHRRYVSPAGIEGASGAAHMNENGDD from the coding sequence ATGGCAAGAAACGACAGACGACACCTCGTCATCAGGCGCAGCGACGATTCGGAGACGCAGGACCGCCATGGCGGCGCGTGGAAGATCGCCTATGCCGACTTCATGACGGCCATGATGTCCTTCTTCCTCGTCATGTGGCTGCTCAATGCGACGACGGATGAGCAGCGCAGGGGCATTGCGCAGTTCTTCAATCCCATGGCCGACAAAGATACCCGCGTGCAGCCGACGGATTCCATGCTTGATGTGCCGCCATCGCCCCTTACGACGGGGCGTTCGGTCAGGCGCGTCAAGGACGGCAAGACGTCGGCGGCGCCGAATCCCGCCGCGTCGAATCAGGGCGGCCCTGCCGACGACATCTCCCATGGCGCCGGAACGCTGCTGACTGCGAGACCGGCCAGCATCGTGCCGATCGGCGGGCCGGACAGCGGTTCCGCGCAACGCCCGGGCAATGTCGGCGCGGACGATGCGGCGGCCGAACAGGCCGGGATCGCGCGCATGGTCTCGGGCCTGGACCAGGCGATCCGCAACGATGGCGAACTCCGCGGCGCTGCGTCCAACCTCTCCGTTCAGATCGGGCGGGACGATGTCCGGATCGAATTGCGGGACGCGAGCGATACCCCGATGTTCGATTCGGGGGCGCCCGCGCCCAACCGTCTGGGCACGCGGATGCTGGCTGAGATCGCGAAGTGGCTTGCCCCCATGCCCGAACGCATTTCCATCATCGGCTATACCGATGCCGCGGCCTATCGCGTCGGCGGGGCATGGCGCATGTCCAACTGGACCCTGTCGGCGCTGAGAGCGGATCATGCCAGGGAAATCCTCGTGCGGGCCGGCTATCCGGACGGAAAAATTCTTGATGTGTCCGGGGCCGCGGACAGAAATCCGGCCGTGCCCTCCGACCCGTCCGCCGCGGGAAACAGGCGGGTCGTGATCGTCATGCACAGGCGGTATGTCAGTCCTGCCGGGATCGAAGGCGCATCCGGCGCGGCGCACATGAATGAAAACGGAGACGACTGA
- the fliI gene encoding flagellar protein export ATPase FliI, producing MRAAVAEPWHDVPVGLLDGRVTGLSGLSVSLSGMRDFTGVGDRVSIAGLDGRETEAEIVAFRGDTAIAMPYGSLEGIGSGCRATFRLFDQEQRRRRAGGTLTINASWQGRVIDPMGRPIDGKGPLAPGGEPRRLRAPPPEAALRARLGPRIDLGIRALNLFTTCREGQRLGLFAGSGVGKSTLMGMLARNTDCDVAVIALVGERGREVREFVEDDLGPEGLAKSVVVVATSDTSPLMRREAAYAAMAAAEYFRDQGKSVLMLMDSVTRFCQALREIGLSSGEPPATRGYPPSVFAELPRLLERAGPGLDERGLDDRGRKRRAGQITAMFSVLVEGDDHNEPVADAVRGILDGHVVLERRIAEAGRYPAVNVLRSLSRTVPGCNAAEENALIQDARADLSTWDDIQDMVRLGAYRTGNDARADRAIRVAPAIEEILKQSRSEKATIAESFHALRDVLGPPETA from the coding sequence CTGCGCGCGGCTGTCGCCGAACCGTGGCATGACGTTCCCGTGGGCCTTCTGGATGGCCGCGTAACGGGATTGTCCGGTCTTTCGGTTTCTCTCAGCGGGATGCGGGACTTTACCGGAGTGGGCGACCGCGTCAGCATCGCGGGGCTGGACGGGCGCGAGACGGAAGCCGAGATCGTCGCCTTTCGCGGAGACACCGCCATTGCCATGCCGTACGGATCGCTGGAGGGCATCGGTTCGGGATGCCGGGCCACGTTCCGGCTGTTCGACCAGGAGCAGAGGAGACGCCGCGCGGGCGGCACCCTGACCATCAACGCGTCCTGGCAAGGGCGGGTGATCGATCCCATGGGCCGCCCGATCGACGGCAAGGGGCCGCTTGCCCCGGGCGGGGAACCAAGGCGGCTGCGCGCGCCGCCGCCCGAGGCGGCACTCCGCGCCCGCCTTGGTCCGCGCATCGATCTGGGAATCCGGGCGCTCAATCTTTTCACGACCTGCCGGGAGGGCCAGAGGCTGGGCCTGTTCGCCGGTTCGGGTGTCGGCAAATCCACCCTGATGGGCATGCTGGCCCGCAATACGGACTGCGATGTCGCCGTCATCGCGCTGGTGGGCGAACGGGGACGGGAAGTCAGGGAGTTCGTGGAGGACGATCTTGGCCCCGAAGGGCTGGCCAAATCGGTCGTCGTGGTCGCCACGTCCGACACCTCGCCGCTGATGCGCCGGGAAGCGGCCTATGCAGCGATGGCCGCCGCGGAATATTTCAGGGACCAGGGCAAGTCCGTCCTGATGCTGATGGACAGCGTGACCCGCTTCTGCCAGGCATTGCGCGAGATCGGCCTGTCCTCGGGCGAACCGCCCGCGACCAGGGGGTATCCGCCGAGCGTTTTCGCCGAACTGCCCCGGCTGCTGGAGCGGGCGGGGCCCGGACTTGACGAGCGGGGGCTTGACGATCGGGGGCGTAAGCGGCGGGCAGGCCAGATCACGGCCATGTTCTCCGTTCTTGTGGAAGGCGACGACCATAACGAGCCGGTGGCCGATGCGGTGCGCGGCATTCTGGACGGGCATGTCGTCCTGGAGCGTCGCATCGCCGAAGCCGGACGATATCCGGCGGTCAATGTCCTGCGCTCTCTCTCGCGCACCGTTCCCGGTTGCAATGCGGCCGAGGAGAACGCGCTGATCCAGGACGCGCGCGCCGATCTTTCGACCTGGGACGACATTCAGGACATGGTTCGCCTGGGCGCCTATCGGACCGGAAACGATGCCCGGGCCGACAGGGCCATCCGCGTCGCGCCCGCCATCGAAGAAATTCTGAAGCAGTCGCGTAGCGAGAAGGCCACGATTGCCGAAAGCTTTCACGCCCTGCGCGACGTCCTTGGCCCGCCCGAGACGGCGTGA
- a CDS encoding tetratricopeptide repeat-containing glycosyltransferase family protein — translation MQDTVTAGADAIDQPLNVEIWKAALLRSPTPTGLIQVCDALFDQRQALDGTRLVLEVVFQHLDDWLLSLAGATVILRHTTCYDIVETLLRNVLRNQPDNVPAQAFLAHIRVAQGDVGGGCARFSELMLRYPAEQANLCEYISMSLLEAGYPLEGLKILAAHLDGGDMTAALLNNVGCALERLNRSAQAIPWYEKALALEPENPKIGFGYACALIKAGNLRDGWARYAEREPIIDNKAAWFLSLPRLRHGDDVRGKKIFLYHEQGLGDTLQFVRFVPWLLERGAEVAVAVPRPLVRLLARSYPGVSVGDAQDFSKEDGYSYAAPIPDLPFIAGVASESDIPADIPYLRADPAGVARYAAELPAGRPRVGLVWAGDRRVRSEHVMADRRRSTTLAEMGAALCPVGATLVNLQFGMPRAEIASWHGQALFDPMGDVRDMADTACIMKNLDLVISVDTSPLHLAGALGCPVWLVSRWDACWRWGDEGTRSPWYPNMRVFRAKERSFAPVLQDVGAALRDWAANWKTG, via the coding sequence ATGCAGGACACCGTAACGGCCGGCGCGGACGCAATCGATCAGCCTCTGAACGTCGAGATCTGGAAGGCGGCCCTGCTGCGGTCGCCGACTCCGACCGGTCTGATCCAGGTCTGCGATGCCCTGTTCGACCAGCGGCAGGCGCTCGATGGTACGCGCCTGGTTCTCGAAGTGGTCTTCCAGCACCTCGATGACTGGCTGCTCAGTCTCGCCGGAGCGACGGTGATCCTGCGGCACACGACCTGCTACGACATCGTGGAGACCCTGCTGCGCAACGTGCTGCGGAACCAGCCGGACAACGTGCCGGCCCAGGCGTTCCTGGCCCATATCCGCGTGGCGCAGGGCGATGTCGGGGGGGGATGCGCGCGCTTTTCCGAACTGATGCTGCGCTATCCCGCCGAGCAGGCCAATCTGTGCGAATATATCTCCATGTCGCTGCTCGAGGCCGGATATCCTCTTGAAGGCCTCAAGATCCTGGCGGCCCATCTCGACGGCGGGGACATGACGGCGGCGCTTCTCAACAATGTGGGCTGCGCCCTCGAACGCCTGAACCGCTCGGCCCAGGCCATCCCCTGGTACGAGAAAGCCCTGGCGCTCGAGCCGGAAAATCCGAAGATCGGGTTCGGATATGCCTGCGCGCTCATCAAGGCCGGGAATCTGCGCGACGGGTGGGCCCGCTATGCCGAGCGCGAGCCGATCATCGACAACAAGGCGGCGTGGTTCCTGTCCCTGCCGCGCCTGCGCCATGGTGACGACGTGCGGGGAAAGAAGATTTTCCTGTATCACGAGCAGGGGCTGGGGGACACGCTCCAGTTCGTCCGTTTCGTGCCCTGGCTGCTGGAAAGGGGGGCGGAGGTGGCCGTCGCGGTACCCCGGCCCCTCGTACGTCTTCTGGCCCGCTCCTATCCGGGCGTATCCGTCGGGGACGCGCAGGATTTCAGCAAGGAGGACGGCTACAGCTACGCCGCCCCCATCCCCGACCTGCCGTTCATCGCGGGGGTAGCGTCCGAAAGCGACATTCCCGCCGATATTCCCTATCTGCGGGCCGATCCCGCCGGCGTCGCCAGGTATGCAGCCGAATTGCCGGCCGGCCGGCCGCGCGTCGGCCTGGTCTGGGCGGGTGACCGGCGGGTGCGGTCCGAGCACGTCATGGCCGACAGGCGCCGTTCGACGACATTGGCGGAAATGGGCGCGGCCCTGTGCCCCGTCGGGGCCACGCTGGTCAACCTCCAGTTCGGCATGCCGCGCGCCGAAATCGCGTCATGGCATGGCCAGGCCCTGTTCGATCCGATGGGCGACGTCCGCGACATGGCCGACACCGCGTGCATCATGAAGAATCTCGACCTGGTCATCTCGGTCGATACGTCGCCGCTGCATCTCGCGGGCGCGCTCGGCTGCCCGGTCTGGCTCGTGAGCCGTTGGGATGCCTGCTGGCGCTGGGGGGACGAAGGGACCCGTTCGCCATGGTATCCGAACATGCGCGTGTTCCGCGCGAAAGAAAGATCCTTCGCCCCGGTCCTTCAGGATGTCGGGGCCGCGCTGCGCGACTGGGCGGCGAACTGGAAGACGGGCTGA
- the motA gene encoding flagellar motor stator protein MotA: MLFVGGLVFALLCVFGSFVASGGGLAPLIASMPFELVTILGAAVGIFVMANSKQALKQLPGDLKLALKGPRYDKAAYTDLLVTLFRFTRLAHARGTMALEEHVENPDESSIFAQAPKIRDDAETRNLICDYLRLISLNTDDAYQLDEVMARELKKNLTEKLHISECLQSIADALPALGIVAAVLGVIKTMASINMPPAVLGEMIAGALVGTFLGVLLSYGVVAPLAARMRDVVKQDGRYQDIIRIVFVAHLQGSPPQVSAEIGRKDIPHAFMPSFSELDTALSVSS; this comes from the coding sequence ATGCTTTTCGTTGGGGGCCTGGTCTTTGCGCTGCTCTGCGTCTTCGGCTCGTTCGTGGCATCGGGGGGCGGGCTGGCGCCGCTGATCGCATCGATGCCCTTCGAACTGGTGACCATTCTGGGCGCCGCCGTCGGCATATTCGTGATGGCGAATTCCAAGCAGGCGCTCAAGCAGCTTCCGGGCGACCTGAAACTGGCGCTCAAGGGGCCCCGTTACGACAAGGCGGCCTATACCGACCTGCTCGTCACGCTGTTCAGGTTCACGCGCCTGGCCCATGCGCGAGGGACCATGGCCCTGGAAGAGCATGTCGAGAATCCGGACGAAAGCAGCATCTTCGCGCAGGCCCCCAAGATCCGCGACGATGCGGAAACGCGCAACCTGATTTGCGATTATCTCCGGCTCATCAGCCTCAATACGGACGATGCCTATCAGCTTGACGAAGTGATGGCCCGCGAGCTGAAGAAAAACCTGACCGAGAAGCTGCATATTTCCGAATGCCTGCAAAGCATCGCGGACGCGTTGCCGGCCCTCGGCATCGTGGCCGCGGTTCTTGGCGTCATCAAGACGATGGCCTCGATCAACATGCCGCCGGCCGTTCTGGGCGAAATGATCGCCGGCGCCCTTGTCGGCACGTTTCTCGGCGTGCTGCTGTCCTATGGCGTCGTGGCGCCTCTGGCGGCGCGGATGCGGGATGTGGTAAAGCAGGATGGTCGCTATCAGGACATCATCAGGATCGTCTTCGTGGCACATCTTCAGGGCAGTCCGCCCCAGGTCAGTGCGGAAATCGGGCGCAAGGACATTCCGCACGCCTTCATGCCGTCGTTCAGCGAACTCGATACGGCATTGTCCGTATCGTCGTAA
- a CDS encoding flagellar FliJ family protein: protein MEARARALQALIRLRKTEVDQAKAALARMLAEEHAALGRLETRRAAIETERRETLVGQVSSDDFRLWLPAGREAVESAATMLHAARCASDQAREALMQANAALKAAEAILDKRLEEEKEMRTRREQAEIDDLSRRGRVAAG from the coding sequence ATGGAGGCCCGGGCACGCGCATTGCAGGCATTGATCCGGCTTCGCAAGACGGAAGTCGATCAGGCGAAAGCCGCACTGGCCCGGATGCTGGCCGAGGAACATGCGGCGCTCGGCCGACTGGAAACCAGGCGGGCAGCCATCGAAACCGAACGGCGCGAGACATTGGTTGGGCAGGTTTCATCGGATGATTTCCGACTCTGGCTGCCCGCCGGGCGGGAGGCCGTCGAATCCGCCGCGACGATGCTGCATGCGGCCCGGTGCGCGTCGGATCAGGCGCGGGAAGCCCTTATGCAGGCCAACGCTGCGCTGAAGGCGGCGGAGGCCATCCTGGACAAGCGGCTGGAGGAAGAAAAGGAAATGCGCACCCGGCGGGAACAGGCCGAGATCGACGACCTGTCACGGCGCGGCCGTGTGGCCGCGGGCTGA
- a CDS encoding DUF1217 domain-containing protein codes for MAITNVSPVTTYITAVKDEETAAENYAKMDATTSREVTTFKEQAASITSADGLLKNYSVLQVVLGAYGLGSISGETAVIKDLLTQDPTSASSLAKKSDNATWLAFADAFQTWGQNKGSASATPFTSDMINSIVSQFEESQYENSTANQDDGIGNALYFTRKMSGVTSLPQLMSDPTLLKVVETVSGYDPDQFGALNYDQQVSMLKNKVDLTKLSTPKEIQQYAEQYLALLQINPQTPDTPATMMDLFGGDTGDQGIVALFGVDGSSSSPGDLYSGLL; via the coding sequence ATGGCCATCACCAATGTCTCTCCGGTCACGACGTATATTACCGCCGTCAAGGACGAGGAAACGGCCGCGGAAAATTACGCGAAAATGGATGCCACGACCTCGCGGGAGGTGACCACCTTCAAGGAGCAGGCGGCGTCGATCACGTCGGCCGACGGCCTGCTGAAGAATTATTCGGTGCTGCAGGTGGTGCTGGGCGCCTATGGGCTCGGCTCGATTTCCGGCGAGACGGCGGTGATCAAGGACCTGCTGACGCAGGATCCGACGTCTGCGTCGTCGCTGGCCAAGAAATCCGACAATGCGACATGGCTGGCCTTTGCCGATGCCTTCCAGACCTGGGGCCAGAACAAGGGCTCGGCGAGCGCCACGCCCTTCACGTCGGACATGATCAATTCGATCGTGTCGCAGTTCGAGGAAAGCCAGTACGAGAACAGCACCGCCAACCAGGATGACGGCATCGGCAACGCGCTGTATTTCACCCGCAAGATGAGCGGCGTCACGTCCCTGCCCCAACTGATGTCCGACCCCACCCTTCTGAAGGTCGTGGAGACGGTTTCCGGCTATGATCCCGATCAATTCGGGGCGCTGAATTACGACCAGCAGGTCAGCATGCTGAAAAACAAGGTCGATCTGACGAAGCTTTCGACCCCCAAGGAAATTCAGCAATATGCGGAGCAATATCTCGCCCTGCTACAGATCAATCCGCAGACGCCGGACACGCCGGCGACCATGATGGATCTGTTTGGCGGAGACACCGGCGATCAGGGCATCGTCGCGCTGTTCGGCGTCGACGGTTCGTCATCGTCGCCGGGAGATCTCTATTCCGGCCTGCTCTAA
- a CDS encoding flagellar hook assembly protein FlgD — MTTPTISNEAKLIQAAESAAKSSAASSASGGTGSSGSGSLSTSALSSLADNYTTFLTLLTTQLKNQDPSSPMNTDTFTSELAQFAGVEQQVETNSNLSSLISLNEDGQLSTDSSLVGKTATANTTTLPLQSGSASLSFSGSPGETVAIAVANASGTIVKDAVMTAGSGTNTWTWNGTDNNGNQLSDGAYNVSVETIGSSGTTSDVPFTVTGTITGMTKGASGMEAQMGSANIPMSDITNLSSGTGSTGS, encoded by the coding sequence ATGACCACGCCAACCATCAGCAATGAGGCCAAGCTTATCCAGGCGGCGGAATCGGCCGCCAAGAGTTCGGCAGCCTCGTCCGCTTCCGGGGGCACCGGCAGTTCAGGCTCGGGCAGCCTTTCCACATCCGCCTTGTCCTCGCTTGCCGACAATTACACCACTTTTCTGACCCTGCTGACGACGCAGCTGAAAAACCAGGACCCGAGCAGCCCGATGAACACCGACACCTTTACGTCGGAACTCGCGCAGTTCGCAGGAGTGGAGCAGCAGGTCGAGACGAACTCGAATCTGTCGTCGCTGATTTCGCTGAATGAGGACGGCCAGTTGAGCACCGACTCCAGCCTGGTCGGCAAGACGGCAACCGCGAACACGACGACATTGCCGCTGCAGAGCGGTTCCGCCTCGCTGAGTTTCTCGGGAAGCCCAGGAGAAACGGTCGCCATCGCCGTGGCCAACGCCTCTGGCACGATCGTCAAGGATGCCGTCATGACGGCCGGCAGCGGCACCAACACATGGACCTGGAACGGAACGGACAATAACGGCAACCAATTGTCGGACGGCGCCTATAACGTATCGGTCGAAACCATCGGCTCCTCGGGCACCACGTCCGACGTGCCATTCACCGTCACCGGCACCATCACCGGCATGACGAAGGGCGCGTCCGGCATGGAAGCCCAAATGGGCAGCGCGAATATCCCGATGTCCGACATCACGAACCTGTCCTCGGGGACAGGCAGCACCGGCTCGTAA
- the flhA gene encoding flagellar biosynthesis protein FlhA: protein MSLCGAPGHAFPPCSKRPMTVLIAPEIDPCNAQENGQAGCGPRGGLRREHRVAKARERKRGILDTAKGVTVKKPGDGRLAERTAAARQKISSVSRNLSQSAGLLRGDGWKNLPWRSLIPGTDVGLALGVLLFLSILIIPLPTFILDAGLSLSITASVLVLMVALFLERPLDFTSFPTLLLLTTLLRLSLEIATTRLILSHGSAGIYAAGHVVAAFGGFLMGGDVVIGGIVFCILLVVNFMVITKGSGRIAEVAARFFLDSMPGKQMAIDADLSSGAINDRAARRKRKELEEESAFYGAMDGAAKFVRGDAIAGIIITVINIVGGLAIGVLRHDMPLSEAASTFTTLTVGDGLVSQIPALLVSTAAGIVVTKGGTDGSADVTLVRQLGGNPKPLALAAALSACFAFMPGLPALPFLLIAALAGAGAWWRHKAPAKDTDGDVTETAAPPASAPISDVLRLDLLRLELGFGLLPLTSGENAQLTEQIKALRRTIATEMGFVTPPVRIQDNILLPTDRYVIKLKEIEIGAGDVKPGKMMAMSPSGSTPPLPGDKATEPAFGLPAVWIDPALKAKAAALKCTVVDPASVIVTHLSELVRQNLPDLLTYVATQALLDDLPREQQKLVSDLIPSQVTLSTVQRVLQSLLAERVSIRDLPTILESIQEGAGQGLRGVQNLTSHVRVRLSRQICNSLTGPAGYIPMITLSPEWESEFLAHITGQGDERRLAMPPTLLSRFVAKLREAFNTVSSSGEVPVVVVSTPVRESMRSIVERVRPTISVLSQSEIYPRARIKTVATIT, encoded by the coding sequence ATGTCGCTCTGCGGTGCCCCGGGCCACGCTTTCCCGCCTTGCTCAAAGCGGCCTATGACGGTACTTATCGCCCCAGAAATCGACCCATGCAATGCGCAGGAGAACGGCCAAGCCGGTTGCGGCCCGCGCGGCGGATTGCGCCGGGAGCACCGTGTCGCAAAGGCACGCGAAAGGAAACGTGGCATCTTGGACACCGCCAAAGGCGTTACGGTAAAAAAACCGGGCGACGGCAGGCTGGCGGAACGGACCGCCGCCGCGCGGCAGAAGATTTCGTCGGTTTCACGCAATCTCTCGCAATCGGCCGGCCTGCTGCGCGGCGACGGCTGGAAGAACCTGCCCTGGCGGTCGCTGATCCCGGGAACGGATGTCGGCCTTGCGCTCGGCGTTCTGCTGTTCCTGTCCATCCTGATCATTCCGCTGCCGACATTCATTCTGGATGCCGGATTGTCGCTGTCGATCACCGCGTCCGTGCTTGTCCTGATGGTGGCGCTGTTCCTCGAGCGGCCGCTGGATTTCACGTCGTTCCCCACCCTGCTGCTGCTGACGACCCTGTTGCGCCTGTCGCTCGAAATCGCGACCACGCGCCTGATTCTCAGCCACGGCAGTGCCGGGATCTATGCCGCCGGCCATGTGGTGGCCGCGTTCGGCGGCTTTCTGATGGGGGGCGACGTCGTGATCGGCGGGATCGTGTTCTGCATCCTGCTGGTGGTGAACTTCATGGTCATCACCAAAGGCTCGGGGCGCATTGCCGAGGTGGCCGCGCGCTTCTTCCTCGACTCGATGCCCGGCAAGCAGATGGCGATCGACGCCGACCTGTCCTCGGGCGCGATCAACGATCGGGCGGCGCGCCGGAAGCGCAAGGAACTCGAAGAGGAAAGCGCCTTCTACGGCGCGATGGACGGGGCCGCCAAATTCGTTCGCGGCGACGCGATCGCCGGAATCATCATTACGGTCATCAACATCGTCGGCGGCCTCGCCATCGGCGTGCTGCGGCACGACATGCCGCTGAGCGAGGCCGCCAGCACGTTCACGACCCTGACGGTGGGTGACGGCCTGGTCTCACAGATTCCGGCCCTGCTGGTGTCGACCGCCGCCGGTATCGTCGTGACGAAAGGCGGCACGGATGGCTCGGCGGACGTCACGCTGGTCCGTCAGCTCGGCGGCAATCCCAAGCCGTTGGCCTTGGCGGCGGCCCTTTCGGCCTGCTTTGCCTTCATGCCCGGCCTGCCCGCGCTTCCGTTTCTCCTGATCGCCGCCCTGGCCGGCGCCGGGGCCTGGTGGCGCCACAAGGCGCCCGCCAAGGATACGGACGGAGACGTGACCGAGACCGCGGCCCCGCCGGCGTCGGCGCCGATTTCCGACGTCCTCAGACTCGATCTCCTGCGTCTCGAACTCGGCTTCGGCCTGCTGCCGCTGACCAGCGGCGAAAACGCCCAGCTGACCGAACAGATCAAGGCGCTGCGCAGGACGATCGCCACCGAAATGGGATTTGTGACGCCGCCCGTCAGGATACAGGACAATATCCTGCTGCCGACGGATCGCTATGTGATCAAGCTGAAGGAAATAGAGATCGGAGCGGGTGACGTGAAACCCGGGAAGATGATGGCCATGAGTCCGTCCGGCAGTACCCCGCCCCTGCCCGGCGACAAGGCGACGGAACCGGCATTCGGCCTGCCCGCGGTGTGGATCGATCCGGCGCTGAAGGCCAAGGCCGCCGCGTTGAAATGCACCGTCGTCGATCCGGCCAGCGTCATCGTGACGCATCTGAGCGAACTGGTCAGGCAGAACCTGCCCGATCTTCTGACCTATGTGGCCACCCAGGCGCTTCTGGACGACCTTCCGCGGGAGCAGCAGAAACTGGTCAGCGACCTGATTCCGTCGCAGGTGACGCTGAGCACCGTCCAGCGTGTCCTGCAGTCCCTTCTGGCCGAGCGCGTCTCGATCCGCGACCTGCCGACCATTCTGGAAAGCATCCAGGAAGGCGCCGGCCAGGGCCTGCGCGGCGTGCAGAACCTGACCAGCCATGTGCGTGTCCGCCTGTCCCGGCAAATCTGCAACAGCTTGACGGGACCGGCGGGATATATCCCCATGATCACGCTGTCGCCGGAATGGGAATCCGAGTTCCTGGCCCATATCACCGGACAGGGGGACGAGCGGCGCCTGGCCATGCCGCCCACCCTGCTGAGCCGGTTCGTCGCGAAACTGCGCGAAGCCTTCAACACCGTCTCGTCAAGCGGCGAGGTGCCCGTCGTCGTCGTTTCGACACCGGTCCGGGAGTCCATGCGGTCGATCGTGGAGCGCGTGCGCCCGACGATATCGGTCCTCTCGCAATCCGAAATATATCCGCGCGCGCGGATCAAGACGGTCGCGACGATCACGTGA